A region of uncultured Carboxylicivirga sp. DNA encodes the following proteins:
- the rimP gene encoding ribosome assembly cofactor RimP, translated as MIDPTLIENIVTAKFNEDDVFIVELAVRPGNKIVLVIDSDNGIPISYCIEVSKLIDSQLDREVEDFELEVSSAGIGQPFKVKRQYHKNIGNDVEVLTADGAKVKGKLTTVAEDGFSVEVEEKVKLEGKKRKELQVRLIDFKFDEVKQVKDIISF; from the coding sequence ATGATTGATCCAACATTAATTGAAAATATTGTCACTGCTAAATTCAATGAGGATGATGTGTTTATCGTTGAATTGGCCGTTCGACCAGGAAATAAAATTGTCTTGGTTATCGATAGCGACAATGGTATTCCTATCAGTTACTGTATTGAAGTAAGTAAGTTGATAGATTCGCAATTAGATCGTGAAGTGGAGGATTTTGAGTTGGAAGTGTCATCAGCAGGTATTGGTCAGCCTTTTAAGGTAAAACGCCAGTATCATAAAAACATTGGGAACGATGTGGAAGTGCTAACGGCTGATGGTGCTAAAGTAAAAGGTAAATTAACGACAGTTGCAGAGGATGGCTTTAGTGTTGAAGTAGAAGAAAAAGTGAAGTTGGAAGGCAAAAAGCGTAAAGAATTGCAAGTGCGTTTGATTGATTTTAAATTTGATGAGGTTAAACAGGTAAAAGACATTATATCTTTTTAA
- a CDS encoding HD domain-containing protein, with translation MSTGNKRKIINDPVYGFIKVPFDIIYDLMEHPYIQRLRRIRQLGLTHFVYPGAMHTRFQHAMGAMHLMNSAVDILRSKGHEITEEESKAVHAAILLHDIGHGPFSHVLENTLLEVDHEDISKLMMEELNKEFDNQLDLTLQIFNNTYHKKFLHQLVSSQLDMDRLDYLKRDSFFTGVSEGVIGSDRIIKMLNIHEDSLVIESKGIYSIEKFLVARRLMYWQVYLHKTALAAEQMLIHILKRARQLVSEGKELFAPPHLLFFMKQKPTIDDFQTQKEIIQHFSLLDDDDIMSSIKVWTSHPDKILSNLATNFVGRKLFRVAFSNTVFKASQIKELKKAVADQMQLTNTDDADYFVIANHISNNAYSKNDDRINILFSDGSIKDIASASDMLNISVLGKTVTKHYLCHPKSVHS, from the coding sequence ATGTCAACAGGAAACAAAAGAAAAATAATTAACGATCCGGTCTATGGATTCATAAAGGTGCCTTTCGACATCATTTACGACTTAATGGAACACCCCTATATTCAACGTTTGAGAAGAATAAGGCAATTAGGCCTTACTCACTTTGTTTATCCGGGTGCCATGCATACCCGATTTCAACATGCCATGGGCGCCATGCATCTGATGAACTCAGCCGTTGACATCCTTCGATCTAAAGGTCATGAGATTACTGAAGAAGAATCAAAAGCCGTTCATGCAGCAATTTTGCTTCACGACATTGGCCATGGTCCTTTTAGTCATGTTCTGGAAAACACCTTACTTGAGGTTGACCACGAAGACATCTCCAAACTGATGATGGAAGAACTCAACAAAGAGTTCGATAACCAGTTGGATTTGACCCTTCAGATATTTAATAACACATATCATAAGAAATTCCTTCACCAACTTGTATCTAGTCAATTAGATATGGACAGACTGGACTACCTGAAACGCGACAGCTTTTTTACAGGCGTTTCAGAGGGTGTTATCGGATCTGATCGTATAATAAAGATGTTGAATATTCATGAAGATTCATTGGTGATTGAATCAAAGGGAATTTATTCCATTGAAAAATTTCTGGTTGCCCGTCGTCTGATGTATTGGCAGGTTTATCTTCATAAAACAGCACTGGCTGCTGAGCAAATGTTGATACATATATTAAAACGTGCCCGCCAGTTGGTTTCTGAAGGCAAAGAGTTATTTGCTCCTCCTCACTTGTTATTTTTTATGAAGCAGAAACCAACCATTGATGATTTTCAGACACAAAAAGAAATAATTCAACATTTTTCGTTATTGGATGATGATGATATTATGAGTTCAATAAAAGTCTGGACTTCTCATCCGGATAAAATTCTGTCCAACCTGGCAACCAATTTTGTTGGAAGAAAATTATTTAGAGTTGCTTTTTCCAATACTGTTTTTAAAGCCAGTCAAATAAAAGAATTAAAAAAAGCTGTTGCAGATCAAATGCAGTTAACAAATACTGATGACGCAGATTACTTTGTAATTGCGAATCATATTTCCAATAATGCATACAGCAAAAACGATGACCGCATCAATATATTATTTAGCGACGGGAGCATAAAAGATATCGCTTCGGCATCTGACATGCTTAATATTTCGGTATTAGGTAAAACAGTAACAAAACATTACTTGTGCCATCCAAAATCCGTTCATTCATAG
- the lpxD gene encoding UDP-3-O-(3-hydroxymyristoyl)glucosamine N-acyltransferase, whose protein sequence is MKFTAGQIAELLNGKVEGNQDAIVKNVSKIEDGKPETLTFLANPKYTHFIYETKADVVIVNESFVAEKDITTTLIRVPDAYQALAQLLEMYEQSQPKKTGVEQPSFVDASAKIGDFAYIGAFSYIGENVTIGNNVQIHPQVYIGDNVKIGDNTTLFPGAKVYKNCVIGNHCTIHAGAVIGSDGFGFAPAANNEYKKVPQIGNVILKDHVEIGANTTVDRATMGATVINKGVKLDNLVQIAHNVEIGENTVIAAQSGIAGSTKIGADCMFGGQTGISGHIQIANKTKLGAQTGVSKSIKKEDTIHLGSPSMEIMNFNKAYVLFRKLPELKKAIDELLQQANNA, encoded by the coding sequence ATGAAATTTACAGCAGGTCAGATTGCAGAATTATTAAATGGCAAAGTTGAAGGAAATCAAGACGCCATTGTTAAAAATGTTTCAAAGATAGAAGATGGAAAACCTGAAACATTAACTTTTTTGGCCAACCCCAAATACACGCACTTCATTTATGAAACAAAAGCAGATGTTGTTATTGTAAACGAGTCTTTTGTTGCAGAAAAAGATATTACAACTACATTAATCAGAGTACCTGATGCCTACCAGGCACTTGCTCAATTACTGGAAATGTACGAACAAAGCCAGCCGAAGAAAACCGGAGTAGAGCAACCATCTTTTGTTGATGCTAGTGCGAAAATTGGCGACTTTGCTTACATAGGAGCATTCAGCTATATTGGAGAAAATGTTACGATTGGCAACAACGTTCAGATTCATCCACAAGTATATATAGGTGATAATGTTAAGATTGGCGATAATACAACCCTTTTCCCAGGCGCAAAAGTTTATAAAAACTGTGTAATAGGAAATCATTGTACTATTCATGCGGGTGCTGTTATTGGTAGTGATGGCTTTGGTTTTGCCCCTGCTGCCAATAATGAATATAAAAAGGTACCACAAATTGGTAATGTTATTTTAAAAGATCATGTTGAAATAGGTGCCAACACCACTGTTGACAGAGCTACTATGGGTGCTACTGTAATTAATAAGGGTGTTAAACTGGATAACCTGGTTCAGATTGCACACAATGTAGAGATCGGTGAAAACACTGTTATTGCTGCTCAGTCAGGTATAGCAGGCTCAACAAAAATCGGAGCAGATTGTATGTTCGGCGGTCAGACAGGTATTTCAGGTCACATACAAATTGCCAATAAAACCAAATTAGGAGCACAAACGGGGGTATCTAAATCTATCAAAAAAGAAGATACCATCCACTTGGGCAGTCCTTCAATGGAGATAATGAATTTCAATAAAGCATACGTTCTATTCAGGAAGCTACCTGAATTGAAAAAAGCAATTGACGAGTTATTACAACAAGCGAATAACGCTTAA
- the nusA gene encoding transcription termination factor NusA: protein MENINLIDTFSEFKELKNIDRATMISVLEDAFRSVLIKRFGTDENFDVIINDDKGDFEIWRNREVVKDEDLEDPNLQISLTEAKKIDDDYELGEEVTDEVKFLDFGRRAILSLRQNLSARILELEKDNIYHKYKDRIGEIVTGEVYQIWKREILIIDDEGNELILPKAEQIPSDFFRKGDSVRAVVIRVEIRNNNPLIILSRTSPVFLERLFELEVPEIFDGLITIKKIVRVPGERAKVAVESYDERIDPVGACVGMKGSRIHGIVRELRNENIDVINYTANTQLFIQRALNPAKITNIKILEDQGRAEVYLRPEEVSLAIGKGGLNIRLAGQLTGYELDVYREVDEDDEDVKLDEFSDEIEAWILDELKAIGCDTAKSVLDLSVEDLVKRTDLEEETIREIRSILSAEFE from the coding sequence ATGGAAAATATTAATCTGATAGATACGTTTTCAGAGTTCAAAGAATTAAAAAATATTGATCGTGCAACCATGATCAGTGTTTTGGAAGATGCATTTCGAAGTGTTTTAATCAAGAGATTTGGAACAGATGAAAACTTCGATGTAATCATTAATGATGACAAAGGTGACTTTGAGATATGGCGTAACCGCGAAGTTGTTAAAGATGAAGATCTGGAAGATCCAAACTTGCAGATTTCATTAACAGAAGCAAAGAAAATTGATGATGATTACGAACTTGGAGAGGAAGTTACTGATGAAGTTAAATTCCTTGACTTTGGTCGTCGTGCAATTTTGAGTCTTCGACAAAATTTGTCGGCTCGTATTTTGGAATTGGAAAAAGATAACATCTATCACAAGTATAAAGATCGCATTGGTGAAATTGTTACCGGAGAAGTTTATCAGATCTGGAAACGCGAAATTCTTATTATTGATGATGAAGGTAATGAACTGATCTTGCCGAAGGCAGAGCAGATTCCTTCAGATTTCTTCCGTAAGGGAGACAGTGTAAGAGCGGTTGTAATTCGCGTTGAAATCCGTAACAATAATCCCTTGATTATTCTTTCCCGTACATCACCAGTCTTCCTTGAGAGATTATTCGAATTGGAAGTACCCGAAATTTTTGATGGTTTAATTACAATTAAGAAAATTGTTCGTGTACCAGGTGAAAGAGCTAAAGTAGCTGTTGAATCGTATGATGAAAGAATTGATCCTGTTGGAGCTTGTGTGGGAATGAAAGGTTCACGTATTCATGGTATTGTACGTGAGTTGAGAAACGAAAATATTGATGTAATAAACTATACAGCCAATACACAGTTATTTATTCAAAGGGCATTAAATCCGGCTAAAATCACAAACATTAAGATTTTGGAAGACCAAGGTCGTGCCGAGGTTTATTTGCGTCCTGAAGAAGTATCATTGGCAATTGGTAAAGGTGGTTTAAATATTCGATTGGCTGGTCAGTTGACTGGTTATGAATTGGATGTATACCGCGAGGTTGATGAGGATGATGAAGACGTTAAGTTGGATGAGTTCTCTGATGAAATAGAAGCTTGGATTTTGGACGAATTAAAAGCGATTGGATGCGATACTGCAAAATCAGTACTGGATCTTTCAGTGGAAGATTTAGTTAAACGTACTGATTTGGAAGAAGAAACCATTCGTGAGATTAGGAGCATATTAAGCGCTGAATTTGAATAA
- the infB gene encoding translation initiation factor IF-2, with the protein MAVGKRLSKVAREFNVGISTIVEFLHKKGYDVESNPNTKVSEEMYSVLGQEYRSDSNVKKESEKLAKFKDKPRKESISIEDIQGDNDSDFDDEDDAPAAEERKYEAKGPKVVGKIDLNPPKKVEPKKETPKVVEAPKVEAPKKEEPKVEKPVEKPVEKKPEEVKEEKAKVVKKPEHIPTRVEPIAEAKVVGKIDLNPPKKVEVKKEAPKAEAPKQEERKPEKPVVKKPEVIKKEETPKAEAPKQESQSSATEEEGAFRPTQVKKLSGPTVVGKIELPTTPTKTEANKDNGKKRKRKRIKKDKEKVDINQKQQQPQAGGEKKPQGQGEKKEVRSKRNLKVKKRPQKAEINEEDVQKQIKDTLARLTSKGKSKGAKHRREKREAQSQRHQADLEQQEKEKSIIKVTEFVTANELANMMDVQVNQIISTCMSLGMFVSINQRLDAETLTLVAEEFGYTVEFVSADVAESIIEEEDSDEDLIERPPIVTVMGHVDHGKTSLLDHIRSANVIAGEAGGITQHIGAYSVKIESGRQITFLDTPGHEAFTAMRARGAQITDIAIIIIAADDNVMPQTVEAINHASAAGVPIVFAINKIDKPGANPDRIREELAQMNYLVEDWGGKYQCQEISAKNGINIEELLEKVLLEADLLELKANPGKRAVGSVIESSLDKGRGFVTTLLVQAGTLRVGDMMLSGSHYGHVKAMFNERNQKVDEVGPSEPALVLGLNGAPQAGERFNVMEDEREAKDIANKREQLQREQGMRTKKHITLDEIGRRIAIGNFQELNVIVKGDVDGSIEALSDSLIKLSTEEIQVNVIHKAVGQISESDIMLAAASNAIVVGFQVRPSLTARRLAEKEEIDIRLYSIIYDAIEELKSAMEGMLSPEIKEQITATVEIREVFKISKVGTIAGCMVKEGKVKRTHKVRIIRDGIVVYTGELGSLKRFKDDVKEVASGYECGLNIEKFNDIKVGDIIEAYEEVEVSRKL; encoded by the coding sequence ATGGCAGTTGGAAAAAGACTTAGTAAAGTAGCTCGTGAATTCAATGTTGGAATTAGCACCATTGTGGAATTCTTGCATAAAAAAGGGTATGACGTTGAAAGTAACCCTAATACAAAGGTATCGGAAGAAATGTATTCGGTACTTGGACAAGAATACCGTAGCGATTCTAATGTAAAGAAAGAATCGGAAAAGCTAGCTAAATTCAAAGATAAACCAAGAAAAGAGTCAATCTCAATTGAAGATATTCAAGGAGATAATGACTCAGATTTTGATGATGAGGATGATGCTCCGGCTGCCGAAGAACGCAAGTATGAAGCAAAAGGACCTAAGGTGGTTGGTAAGATTGATTTAAATCCTCCTAAAAAGGTTGAGCCTAAAAAAGAAACTCCAAAGGTTGTTGAGGCTCCAAAGGTTGAAGCTCCTAAAAAGGAAGAGCCTAAGGTTGAGAAACCAGTTGAGAAGCCTGTTGAGAAAAAGCCTGAAGAGGTTAAGGAAGAAAAAGCAAAGGTTGTTAAGAAACCTGAACATATTCCAACCCGGGTGGAACCAATTGCTGAAGCTAAAGTAGTTGGTAAAATTGACTTGAATCCTCCAAAAAAGGTTGAAGTTAAAAAAGAAGCTCCAAAAGCAGAAGCTCCAAAGCAAGAGGAAAGAAAACCTGAGAAACCTGTTGTTAAGAAACCTGAGGTAATCAAGAAGGAAGAAACGCCAAAAGCAGAAGCTCCTAAACAGGAATCACAAAGCAGCGCGACAGAAGAGGAAGGAGCATTTCGTCCTACTCAGGTGAAAAAATTGTCTGGACCAACCGTTGTTGGAAAGATTGAATTGCCAACAACACCTACTAAGACAGAAGCGAATAAAGATAACGGTAAGAAGCGCAAACGTAAGCGCATCAAAAAAGATAAAGAAAAGGTTGATATCAACCAAAAGCAGCAACAACCTCAAGCTGGTGGAGAAAAGAAACCACAAGGACAGGGAGAGAAGAAAGAGGTTCGTTCAAAACGTAATCTGAAAGTTAAGAAACGTCCGCAAAAGGCTGAGATTAACGAAGAAGATGTACAAAAGCAAATCAAGGATACGCTTGCTCGTTTAACCTCAAAAGGTAAGAGCAAAGGAGCTAAGCACCGTCGTGAAAAACGTGAAGCCCAGTCACAGCGTCATCAGGCTGATTTGGAACAACAGGAAAAAGAAAAGTCAATTATTAAAGTAACCGAGTTTGTTACTGCTAATGAATTGGCTAACATGATGGATGTACAAGTGAACCAAATTATCTCTACTTGTATGAGCCTCGGTATGTTTGTTTCAATTAATCAGCGATTAGATGCTGAAACACTTACCCTGGTTGCTGAAGAGTTTGGTTACACTGTTGAATTTGTGAGTGCTGATGTTGCCGAATCCATTATTGAGGAGGAGGATAGTGATGAAGATTTGATTGAACGTCCTCCTATCGTTACTGTGATGGGACACGTTGACCATGGTAAAACATCATTACTTGACCATATTCGTAGTGCAAACGTAATTGCCGGTGAGGCTGGAGGTATTACTCAGCACATTGGTGCATATAGTGTAAAAATTGAGAGTGGTCGTCAGATTACATTCTTAGATACACCAGGTCACGAAGCGTTTACCGCGATGCGTGCGCGTGGTGCTCAGATTACAGATATTGCAATCATCATAATTGCAGCTGATGATAACGTGATGCCACAGACAGTTGAGGCAATCAACCATGCATCTGCTGCCGGTGTACCGATTGTATTTGCAATTAACAAAATTGATAAGCCTGGTGCTAATCCTGACAGAATCAGAGAAGAGCTTGCTCAAATGAATTATCTGGTTGAAGACTGGGGTGGTAAATATCAGTGTCAGGAAATATCAGCTAAAAATGGTATCAACATAGAGGAATTACTTGAAAAAGTATTGTTGGAAGCTGATCTTTTAGAATTAAAAGCAAATCCTGGTAAACGAGCTGTGGGTAGTGTTATTGAATCATCCCTGGATAAAGGACGTGGTTTCGTTACAACACTCCTTGTTCAGGCAGGTACCTTACGTGTAGGTGACATGATGCTTTCTGGTTCACATTACGGACACGTTAAAGCAATGTTTAACGAACGTAATCAGAAAGTTGATGAAGTTGGACCATCAGAACCTGCTTTGGTTCTTGGTTTGAACGGTGCACCACAGGCTGGTGAGCGTTTCAATGTGATGGAAGACGAGCGTGAAGCGAAGGATATTGCAAACAAACGTGAGCAGTTACAGCGCGAACAAGGTATGCGTACTAAAAAGCATATTACGCTTGATGAGATCGGTCGTCGTATTGCTATCGGAAACTTCCAGGAACTGAATGTAATCGTAAAAGGTGATGTGGATGGTTCAATTGAAGCATTATCTGATTCATTGATAAAATTATCGACTGAAGAAATTCAGGTGAATGTTATTCACAAGGCAGTAGGTCAGATTTCAGAATCGGATATTATGTTGGCAGCTGCATCCAATGCTATTGTAGTTGGATTCCAGGTTCGTCCTTCATTGACTGCTCGTCGATTAGCAGAAAAAGAAGAAATCGATATCCGTCTGTATTCAATCATCTACGATGCTATCGAAGAATTAAAATCAGCAATGGAAGGTATGCTTTCTCCAGAAATTAAAGAGCAGATTACTGCAACTGTTGAAATTCGTGAGGTATTCAAAATTTCTAAAGTGGGTACCATTGCCGGATGTATGGTGAAAGAAGGAAAAGTAAAACGTACTCATAAGGTGCGTATAATACGCGATGGAATCGTAGTTTATACCGGAGAATTAGGATCATTGAAACGCTTCAAAGATGATGTAAAAGAGGTTGCATCAGGTTATGAATGTGGTTTGAATATCGAAAAATTCAACGATATAAAAGTTGGTGATATCATTGAGGCTTACGAAGAGGTTGAAGTAAGCAGAAAATTGTAA